The window GGGCGATTACCTCTGTCAATGTCCCTCGAACACTCTCTTCATGCAGCTTTGATATCTCACGACAACAACTTACTTGTCGCTCAGTTCCAAACACCTCAGCGAACTGTTCCAAGGTCTTTACAACTCTATAAGGAGACTCATAGAATATCATTGTACGCGTTTCATCAGCCAAACTCTCTAAATGAGTCTTACGTCCCTTCTTCTGAGGGAGGAATCCTTCAAAGCAAAAGCGGTCACAAGGCAAGCCACTTGACACCAATGCCGGAACGAAAGCGGTAGCTCCTGGAAGCGTCTGAACAGTTATTCCATTGGCTGCAGCCTCACGAGCAAGGAAGAATCCTGGGTCACTAATACCCGGAGTTCCCGCATCTGAGATCAGTGCAACCGTCTCACCAGCTTTTAATCTATTGACTATACCAGCAGAACTTGCATGTTCATTGAATTTATGATGAGACATAAGACGATTCTTAATCTCAAAATGTTTCAACAAGATACCCGATGTACGAGTATCCTCACACAAAACTAAATCAGCTTCCTTTAAGATTCTGATAGCACGGAGTGTCATATCCTCCATGTTTCCAACTGGTGTCGGTACGAGATATAATGTTCCCATTGTTGGTTGCAAATGTAAAGTAAATGAACAGAAGGACAAAATAAATTAGCTTTTTTTACATAACAATCATGTCCGTTTGCAAGGAAAAAGACAAAGTAACAATGATGTTATAATTTTAAAGAATAAATACTACTATCTACGAAAAAATACAACTTCATTCCATAAATTAACTTTCAGTTCTCTTTTATTTTCCGCTAAGAAGACAAAGAACACCTCCTCCTCAATAACTTTTAACGCTTAACGTTTATCTATTCTTTTTTAATTATATATCTTTGCATTGATTATGACAAAGATAGACAATCATAACGGTGAAAGACGTCGTCAAGGACGCATTGAGGTGATATGTGGAAGTATGTTCTCTGGTAAAACCGAAGAACTCATCCGTCGTATGAAACGTGCAAAGTTTGCAAAACAGAGGGTTGAGATTTTCAAACCTTCTATTGATACACGCTATTCAGACGAGGATGTAGTCAGTCACGACCAGAACAGCATCCACTCTACACCTATCGACTCATCTGGCAACATTCTTCTTCTTGCCTCAGACATTGATGTCGTGGGCATTGACGAGGCACAGTTCTTAGACGAGGGACTCACTGATATCTGCAACAAGTTGGCAAACAACGGTGTACGTGTCATCGTTGCAGGACTCGACATGGACTTCAAAGGCGTGCCTTTCGGCCCTATCCCTGCGCTTTGTGCTATTGCAGACGAGGTAACAAAGGTACACGCAATCTGTGTGAAGTGCGGTGCGTTGGCATACGTTAGCCACCGTCTCATTGCTGACGACCGTCGTGTCATGCTCGGAGAGCAGCAGGAATATGAGCCTTTATGCCGTGAGTGCTACAAGAAGGCGACACAGGAAGAAGCAAACAAAAACGTTTAAAAAGACTTATGAGACAAACAATCACTTTTGATAAGTTCATACGTTGGGCATTGATAGCACTTGGTGTTTTAGCAGTTGGATTTATCATCAACGCCCTTTCCGAGGTTCTTTTGCCATTCTTTATAGCATGGCTAATTGCCTACCTCCTCTATCCTATCGTGAAGTTCGTACAATATAAACTCCACGTTCCAGGCAGAGCTTTGAGCATAATCATCACCTTCTTGTTGGTTGCAGCACTCTTTACTGCCATCTTCCTGTTCATCGTTCCACCAATGATCAATCAGGTTGATAAGTTTATGACGATTGCCAATCGCTATCTACATGAGACGACACACACCAATGACATAGCGACAATGATACAGAAATGGATTAGGGAGAATCAGACAGAAATCGAAAGATTCTTAAAGAGTCCAGACTTCACAAACACGATTAAGACCGCTATGCCAAAGATATTCTCTGTAATAGGTCAGACGGCAAGTATCGTGATTTCTATCATTGCATCATGTATCACCCTACTCTATACCTTCTTTATCCTACTTGATTACGAGGTATTGACAAATAATTGGATTAGGATATTCCCAAAGAACGTACGTCCTTTCTGGGCTGGATTGGCGCAGGATGCTGAGCGAGAGTTGAATAATTATATACGTGGACAGGGATTAGTTTCACTCTGTATGGGTATACTCTTCTGCATTGGCTTTACCATTATTGATTTCCCAATGGCTATCGGTATGGGAATCCTTATTGGTATTCTTAACCTTGTTCCTTATCTCCACACCTTTGCACTTATCCCAACAGCTTTCCTTGCATTGCTCAAAGCTGCTGACACAGGACAGAATTTCTGGATTATCTTTGCCTCTGCACTGATCGTATTTGCGGTTGTACAGCTGCTAATGGATATGGTGATAACACCAAAGATTATGGGTAAAGCAATGGGACTCAACCCAGCTATTCTACTCCTTTCTCTCTCTGTTTGGGGTGCTCTCTTGGGCTTTATCGGACTTATCATAGCCTTACCACTCACGACCCTTATCATTGCTTACTGGCAAAGATATGTCACCAAAGAGGGTGATGGGGTTCAGGTAGAAAACATACCGGCTATTGCTGAGGAAAAGAAAGAAGATAAAGAATAAAGAAAGATAAAAGCTATAGAACTATAGCGTGCCTCCTTTTCACATGGAAAGGGGGCTTCTTTTTAATGCTATCTACCACCCGCACCAATGGTGTTTACCATGAGCACCATATGTGTTAAGCCTTAGCACCATATGTGCGCAACCTTAACACACTGACGGAAGATAGGAAACGAGGGGGATTAAGCTCGTTATAATGGAGATTGTAAGACACTTATACCAAACAAAGAGCAATTCTATAAAATAAAAATAGCTCTCCTCTTCACACAGAAAAGAGAGCTATTTTATATACAATCTACTACTATTAGCATTTTATCAACTACATGATAACACAGCTAAAGCAGTTTTTTATGCGCTTATTTATACGTAAGACTCCAAGAACTTAACTGTTCCTGAAACCTTAACAGTGGTTGCTGTAGCTGGAAGGAGTACACTCTCACCTGCGCGGAACGAAATAGTATTGCCTTCAGCATCAGTAATCTCACCCTCACCCTTGAGTCCAACGAAGATGACAAAAGAATCCAAATCGCTATAATCGAGCGTCATGGGTTCTGTAAGATCATAAACAGATGTGGTGAAGTAAGGACAGCTAACGAGTTCTACAGGCTCATTCTGACGTGCCTCATACTGTGTGCGATAGTCTGGATAGACAGTATAATCAATGCACTCAGCAGCTTCCTTGGTATGCAATTGGCGATAGTTACCCTCTGCATCCTGACGCTTGAAGTCATAGATGCGGTAGGTTACGTCGCTTGTCTCCTGTATCTCTGCCAAGAAACAGCCTGCACCAATAGAGTGAATACGACCTGCTGGCAAGAAGAATACGTCGCCTTCCTTAACAGGATATTCTGACAAAGCCTCAGTAATGGTATCATTTTCAACCATTTCCTTGTACTGTTCTGGTGTAATCTGCTGCTTCAAACCACTGCGGAGAGAGGCATCGGCATCACTTTCCATCACATACCACATCTCAGTCTTACCACGACCTAAGCCCTGTGCTTGTGCCTGTTCGTCTGTTGGGTGAACCTGAATAGAAAGCTGCTCGCGTGCATCAATGAACTTAACAAGCAGAGGGAACTCATTGCCAAAGCGTTCATAGTTCTCCTTACCCACCAGTTTATCCTTCAATGTCTCAACAAGTTTGTTCAGTGTCCAGCCTTTGTATTCGCCATTAGAGACAACACTCTCATTGTCTTTAACACCTGAAATCTCCCAACTTTCGCCCACTTGCTTCTGATCAGAAGTCAAATGCTTGAAAGGTACTATCTTTTCACCACCCCAAAGGATAGACTTCAAAAGAGGATTAAACTTAAACATTTCCATTTTTTATTGCTTTTTTGATGTTTCAAACTTTATAATAACGAAACCAATCTATGGTCTCATTCGTACTGCAAAGTTACACTTTAATCAGTAGATTACCAAGAAAACTGATAGAAAGGCGTTGTTTCAATCTCCGCTAAAAGACCGAGAGAAGATTGTCATATCGCATGATTACACAACAGACTTTCACCTTTATTCCTGCTCTATTCCTACTTATAGATAACAAGAAATGAGCCGTCAGTTTCTACGTCACGGTTTATATCAACAATAAAGCTGTTGTTTGGCTTATGTAGACGATAGGTTTAGACTTATTAAACCTTAACTTTACAAAGTTCAAACAACAGCTTTAACATATCATTTTACTTAATTTCAGACATTCGCTTTGTCTGTTTCTGAATTATCTTTTGTGTTGATTTGTCTGATGCAAACACACTGTAGAATCCTTGTGGCTCATGTGCTGGATCGCAGGTGAAGTCGTCTCCCGCCTGCCAACGCTCATGACGAGGTTTTCCATAACCGCCCCAACCCCAGAAGTTACAACCAACAAGGAGTCCACCATTCGTTGCATTCTCTGCAACAATTTCCATAACATACTTGTAATAAGCATCGCGCGCCTTGGTTGTACTCTTCAATGAGAAGGAGAAACCATCACGAGGATAACCGAACTCTTCAAGAACAAGTGGCTTATTAAGACGCTTGCAGATGGCAAGATGGCTGTCGATATATTCTTGTGTCTGCTTAAAACTTGCCTTGAGGTCCTCTTTCAAATGTGTCTTTCTTGCCCATTGCCAGTTGTATGGCCAAATGTGAATATTGCAATAGTCCACATTCTTATCTGCACAGATACGCTCAAAGCAACTATAGTCACGCTCACAACCAAAGGCACCTTCACTTCCAAGACTTATCAGATGGTTCTGATCAAGACTGCGAACGAGTGCTGTAGCCTCTGAAAGCCACTTCTCAAACTCTGGCAAAGCTTCCTTTGAGAAGGCACGAGGCTCGTTACAAATCTGCCAAGACATGATTGTAGGGTCATCAACATACTTGACACCAGAGTATCGGTTGGTACGACTAAGGATGAAGCGAATATGATCATATAACATTAAATGTGCCTTCTGATTAGCAGCAAACTTGCTGGCAAACTTTGTATAAGTGCCATAGCCGTCTCTTCGTGGTATCAAAGCAGGTCCCTCATCAGCCCACTCCAAATAAACACCATAGCCTCCACTCCATTCCCAAGAGTTGGTGAGATAAAGTACAGCAACCATCTTTCGCTTGCTCATCTCAGTTAAAAGATAGTCTAATCCTGCAAGAATAGAATCGTTATAGACACCCGGGCGAGACTGTAAAACAGGTTCTATCTTATCCTCAACACCAGGCAAACCATCTGCACCCACCAAGATTCGAAGGTTATCAATACCCAAACGCTGCATCTCATCGAGTTCTCGACGAAGGCGCGCACGGTCTCCTCCCGGTCCTTCAGAGCCAAGTATAGGTCCATACCAGAAGTTTGCTCCCACGTAATAGTAGGGTTTTCCACCACGAACAAAGCGTCCGTTCTTTACTTTCACAAAGTCACCGGCCATCATATTCACAGCCATTGCCAAGGCAATAATTGCCATAAAAACTCTTTTCATATATTAGTAGTAAGTCGAAATATTACCAACTTTACGAGTAATGTTTCCCTTTTAGGGAAGATGCTTCTACTTATTAATACACCTAAAGCAAGTTTTTCCCTTACCCACATTGCTACTTTTAGAAGAATAAATGGTTCTTCTGTTAAATGTGTGGACGCTTTTCGTATCGCTTTAATGTAAGAACCATCTTTACTCATTAAACAAATAACATGGCTAAGACAGTCAACTTTCTTTCCTTTTATCATCCACTTTCATGGAAAACCTTTTCCTTTTAAGACTTCAAAAAACTGCAGAAAAGGGCATGAAAAATCATTACATAATTTCAAGTAAAACATCTATAAACAACGGCAAAAACACATATAAAAAGCGAATTTATAACCAACAGTATATCAATTAGTTATAAAGCAGTAAAGTAAAAGGTGCTTAATTGGACTTCAAAAGGGCGTTAGTAAGGGGCTTAAAGGGCATCTTTTGCAAGTCAAAAGGGCGTCTTTAAGAAGCCAAAAGAGCATGTATTGGTTTTGAAGAGTATGAAAATAGTTGACAAACTTCAACTAATAAGAGAATACGTTGTTTGTAGAAGACAGATAGATATATGGGTCTTCAGGATTTTGGAGTGATAAGTTTTGCCATTTAAGGTTAGGTTTCTGACGATATGTCACACGGAGAAAAGGAGAGGACGGAGGATTATAAGGAAAAGCAATGGAAGTCACGGAGGCACCGTCGGTGCGTAGAGCGACGGAGCTTGTTTGGCAATTCTATTAGTAATTTATATACAAAGCATTTATCCCAAAGTATTTATCAAGAATCTGTAGGCTACATCTCCGTCGCTCTTTGTGCCGTCGGCACCTCCGTTACATTGTGTTTACCTCTGTCCCCTCCGTGACTCCGTGTGCCTATTATATAAGACTTTTAGTTGAGCACTCCATATTTCGGAAGAAACATAAATACGCTTTTACTTTTTACTCTTTAACCGTTTTACTTATCAAAACCTATCCTTTTTCTCACATTTATTTACTAACTTTGTAGCCAAATGGGCAACAACATAACAGATATAAAGCAATTACTGAATGATGAGACCGACGAGAAACATTTCTCGTTTGAGGTTCTTCCTCCTTTGAAGGGTAACGGAACAGCGTCTCTTTTCCGCAATATTGATCAGCTCAAGGAGTTTAATCCGAGCTTCATAAACATAACCACTCACCATAGTGAGTTCGTATATCACGAGCGCGAAGACGGACTATTGGAACGCCAGCGCATACGTCGTCGACCTGGAACGGTAGCCATTGCAGCTGCTATCCAGCAAAGGTATGGTATTCCTGTCATCCCTCATGTGATATGCTCGGGTGCAACGAAAGAAGATATTGAGTACGAATTGCTCGATTTACAGTTTCTTGGTATAGAGAACTTGATGCTTCTGCGTGGTGATAAAGCCCGCGAAGACCGATTCTTCACACCGACAGAAGGCGGTCATAGCCATACGACAGAACTGATTGAACAAGTGAATAGTTTCAACGAAGGTATATTCATTGATGGTTCTACCATGAAGCATCCAGGTAGACCTTTCGTGTATGGTGTGGCATGTTATCCAGAGAAACATGAGGAAGCACCTAACCTTGAACAGGACCTACGTTACCTCAAGATGAAGCAGGATCTTGGTGCAACATTTGCCGTTACACAGCTTTTCTACGACAATGAGACGTTCTATAACTTCGTTGATCAGGCTCGTAAGATTGGCGTTACCATTCCTATCATACCAGGAATTAAGCCTTTCGCAAAGCTATCTCAACTGAATGTCGTTCCAAAGACATTCCATTGTGACATCCCAGAAGAGCTTGCTGGATTAGCTTTACTTTGTAAGTCGGATGAGGAGGCACGCCTGTTGGGTATTGAATGGGCTGTTAGACAGGTGAAAGACCTTTATGCACATGGTTT is drawn from Prevotella melaninogenica and contains these coding sequences:
- a CDS encoding methylenetetrahydrofolate reductase, translated to MGNNITDIKQLLNDETDEKHFSFEVLPPLKGNGTASLFRNIDQLKEFNPSFINITTHHSEFVYHEREDGLLERQRIRRRPGTVAIAAAIQQRYGIPVIPHVICSGATKEDIEYELLDLQFLGIENLMLLRGDKAREDRFFTPTEGGHSHTTELIEQVNSFNEGIFIDGSTMKHPGRPFVYGVACYPEKHEEAPNLEQDLRYLKMKQDLGATFAVTQLFYDNETFYNFVDQARKIGVTIPIIPGIKPFAKLSQLNVVPKTFHCDIPEELAGLALLCKSDEEARLLGIEWAVRQVKDLYAHGFNNVHFYTVSAVSSVHEVMKRLVETGLLQQNSK
- a CDS encoding type I phosphomannose isomerase catalytic subunit, giving the protein MEMFKFNPLLKSILWGGEKIVPFKHLTSDQKQVGESWEISGVKDNESVVSNGEYKGWTLNKLVETLKDKLVGKENYERFGNEFPLLVKFIDAREQLSIQVHPTDEQAQAQGLGRGKTEMWYVMESDADASLRSGLKQQITPEQYKEMVENDTITEALSEYPVKEGDVFFLPAGRIHSIGAGCFLAEIQETSDVTYRIYDFKRQDAEGNYRQLHTKEAAECIDYTVYPDYRTQYEARQNEPVELVSCPYFTTSVYDLTEPMTLDYSDLDSFVIFVGLKGEGEITDAEGNTISFRAGESVLLPATATTVKVSGTVKFLESYV
- a CDS encoding thymidine kinase translates to MTKIDNHNGERRRQGRIEVICGSMFSGKTEELIRRMKRAKFAKQRVEIFKPSIDTRYSDEDVVSHDQNSIHSTPIDSSGNILLLASDIDVVGIDEAQFLDEGLTDICNKLANNGVRVIVAGLDMDFKGVPFGPIPALCAIADEVTKVHAICVKCGALAYVSHRLIADDRRVMLGEQQEYEPLCRECYKKATQEEANKNV
- the rsmI gene encoding 16S rRNA (cytidine(1402)-2'-O)-methyltransferase, whose amino-acid sequence is MGTLYLVPTPVGNMEDMTLRAIRILKEADLVLCEDTRTSGILLKHFEIKNRLMSHHKFNEHASSAGIVNRLKAGETVALISDAGTPGISDPGFFLAREAAANGITVQTLPGATAFVPALVSSGLPCDRFCFEGFLPQKKGRKTHLESLADETRTMIFYESPYRVVKTLEQFAEVFGTERQVSCCREISKLHEESVRGTLTEVIAHFKETEPRGEFVIVVAGKEKVKSSDRKKQTDKNYNV
- a CDS encoding glycoside hydrolase 5 family protein codes for the protein MAIIALAMAVNMMAGDFVKVKNGRFVRGGKPYYYVGANFWYGPILGSEGPGGDRARLRRELDEMQRLGIDNLRILVGADGLPGVEDKIEPVLQSRPGVYNDSILAGLDYLLTEMSKRKMVAVLYLTNSWEWSGGYGVYLEWADEGPALIPRRDGYGTYTKFASKFAANQKAHLMLYDHIRFILSRTNRYSGVKYVDDPTIMSWQICNEPRAFSKEALPEFEKWLSEATALVRSLDQNHLISLGSEGAFGCERDYSCFERICADKNVDYCNIHIWPYNWQWARKTHLKEDLKASFKQTQEYIDSHLAICKRLNKPLVLEEFGYPRDGFSFSLKSTTKARDAYYKYVMEIVAENATNGGLLVGCNFWGWGGYGKPRHERWQAGDDFTCDPAHEPQGFYSVFASDKSTQKIIQKQTKRMSEIK
- a CDS encoding AI-2E family transporter, which codes for MRQTITFDKFIRWALIALGVLAVGFIINALSEVLLPFFIAWLIAYLLYPIVKFVQYKLHVPGRALSIIITFLLVAALFTAIFLFIVPPMINQVDKFMTIANRYLHETTHTNDIATMIQKWIRENQTEIERFLKSPDFTNTIKTAMPKIFSVIGQTASIVISIIASCITLLYTFFILLDYEVLTNNWIRIFPKNVRPFWAGLAQDAERELNNYIRGQGLVSLCMGILFCIGFTIIDFPMAIGMGILIGILNLVPYLHTFALIPTAFLALLKAADTGQNFWIIFASALIVFAVVQLLMDMVITPKIMGKAMGLNPAILLLSLSVWGALLGFIGLIIALPLTTLIIAYWQRYVTKEGDGVQVENIPAIAEEKKEDKE